The genomic stretch CAAAAGATCTTCCTAACGTCCTCTCGCCAATATCCTTGAGAATCCAGCCATGTTTAACAGCGCATAAGGAGGCGCGAACATGGCTCACTCGATACTAAGACTTCCTGCGGTCAAAGCTCGCACCGGGCTTAGCCGTTCCTCTGTCTATCTCAAAATTTCTCAGGGAATTTTCCCGAAACCTATTTCCCTCGGAGCACGTGCGGTCGGGTGGCTTGAATCTGAAGTCGACGCCTGGCTAGAGCAATTGATTAATCAAAGCCGCAGGGCTGCGGCCCAACCCAAGAAAGGCCAGACGCAATGAGGATTTGGCGAAGCGCCTACCAGCGCTCCGGACCAGAGCAGAAATTCGTGATTTTCGCGCTAGAGCAAAATCCCGCCAAACAATTCTAGGACAGATGGGCTGCCCCCGGTTTCACGGACACCTTGTTAAGGTAGGATGATACCTATGGAGGTGTACGATGGAAAGACGGAAATTC from Burkholderiales bacterium encodes the following:
- a CDS encoding AlpA family transcriptional regulator, with translation MAHSILRLPAVKARTGLSRSSVYLKISQGIFPKPISLGARAVGWLESEVDAWLEQLINQSRRAAAQPKKGQTQ